Within Claveliimonas bilis, the genomic segment TATTCTTAAATGTCGAAATAAATAATGACGGAACCTGCAAAAGTTGATATAATGAGGTATATGTGGGAGGTGCAGCATGGAACAAAGACGCAGAAGGCGCCGTAGAAGGCGGCCGCAGTCAAGACGGAGAAGAAAGCGTAACCTGATTCTGAAAGTAGGTTTTTTCATAATACTGATAGTGGGAATTATTGCAGCTGTCTTTTTGTGGAGAAGATACGGACCCTCAAAAGAACAGGCGGATTTAAACGGATATTATGGAATAGAAAGTGAAGACCAGCTCGCTATCGTTGTAAATAATGATATTCTTGAACCAAAAGGAATGATATCGGATGGAAGAGCTTACGTAGAATACAGCATTGTCCGGGATTATATCAATCAGAGATTCTATTGGGATCCGAGCGAAAACATCCTGCTTTATACACTGCCCAATGATACGGTATCGGTAGATGTGGGAAGCACGGATTATACGGTTTCAAAACAGAAAAACACCGGGGATTACGTCATTTTAAAGACAGAAGGAAGTACAGCTTACATTGCGCTGGATTTTGTGAAACAGTATACGGATATGGAATATGAAGTCTATGACGACCCCAGTCGAGTGGTTGTAGTGACAGAGACCGGGGAAGTGAAGGTAGCAGAGGCGAAGAAAGATACGCAGGTACGTTATCAGGGCGGAGTAAAGAGTCCGGTACTTACAGAAATCAGTAAAAATGACATCGTAACTTATATTGAGGACGAAGGCGACTGGAAAAAAGTCCGCACGGAAGATGGATTTATTGGATATGTAAAGAAAAGCGCGCTTCGCGATGAGGAGACTCAGAAAATAGACAGAGGATTTGAAGAGCCTGAATATACCAATATTTCCAAGGATTATACTATTAACATGGCATGGCATAATGTTACAAACAGCGATGCCAACAGCAGTGTTCTGGAAATGATCGCCAGTACGAAAGGACTGACAACTATTTCACCTACCTGGTTCCATGTGGCAGATACATCCGGCAACCTGGAATCCATTGCTACAGCGGACTATGTGAATTACGCACATCAGTCAGATATAGAAGTCTGGGCGGCGATACGTGATTTCGACGGCGGAATTAATTCCGCGGAAGAATCCTATGAATTATTAAGCCATACTGCAAACAGGACAAACCTGATCAATCAGCTCATGTCAGAGGCACTCAGAGTAGGACTGGATGGAATTAATGTAGATTTTGAAAAAATTTCCGATGAGTGCGGAGAACATTACATTCAGTTTATCCGGGAGCTGTCTGTACAGTGCCGGAAAAACGGTATAGTACTTTCTGTGGATAATTATGTGCCGCAGTCTTATAATCAGCAGTATCATCGGGAAGAACAGGGAGTTGTTGCCGACTATGTAGTCATCATGGGCTATGATGAACATTACAGCGGTTCCCCGGAGGCAGGCTCAGTTGCTTCTTATGATTTTGTAAAGGCAGGTATTGAGAATACGCTCAAGGAAGTGCCGGCAGAGAAGGTGATCAATGCAGTGCCGTTCTTTACGAGAGTATGGAAAGAAACGCCTAAGACAGAAGAGGAGCTGGCAGCAGACCAGGGAACAGATGCGGAGCAGTATACTACAAAAGTAGAAAGCACAGCTTACAGCATGGCAGAAGCAAAAGCCGTAGTGCAGCAGGCAGGAGCCACTGCACAGTGGGATGACACGACCAAACAGAATTACGCGGAGTGGGAAGCAGATGGAGCGACCTATAAAGTATGGTTGGAAGATACCCAGTCTCTTGAGCCGAGACTTCAGCTTATGAAGGATTATAAACTGGCAGGTACAGCGGCGTGGCGCCTGGGTCAGGAAGAATCAGATGTCTGGGAACTGATTTTGAAATATGTAAATTAATAAACGTCTCCTGACAGACATATATTAAATAAAATATGTGTTGTCAGGAGATGTTTTTTTGCGGAAAGGATTGGAGTTTATTTTGGCGCTGGCTGTTCTTGCAGGGCTTGTCTTTGCAGGAAGAGAAGTCAGCCGGTATGCGTCGGCACAGAAGGTAGAGGCCAATAAGCTGGTTGTGCTGGATCCGGGGCATGGAGGAAGAGACCCGGGAAAGGTGGGAGTCGGGGATGTCCTGGAAAAAGATCTGAATCTTGCCATAGCAAAGAAGGTGAAGAAAATACTGGAGAAGGATGGACTGGAAGTCATTATGACAAGAGAGAAAGACGAGATGCTCTGTTCGAAAGATGCTTCTAATAAAAAAGTAGAAGATCTGAAAAACAGAATTGAACTTATTAACAGCAATGAACCGGCAGTGACAGTGAGCATTCACCAGAACAGTTATCCCGATGAAACAGTAAAAGGGTCTCAGATTTTTTATTTTACTCATTCGGCGGAGGGAAAAGAGGCGGCGGAAAGAATGCAGGAGGAATTTCTTGCCGCATTTCCCGATAATACGCGGGAGTTAAAAGCGAACGATACATACTATCTTCTGAAAAAAACAGAAGTTCCCACCATTATTGTGGAGTGCGGATTTTTGAGCAACAGTGAGGAAACAAAGCTTTTAAGCCAGGATGAATATCAGTTGAAACTGGCAAAAACGATTGCCAAAGGGATAGAAAGCTGGGCAGTGACGGCAGGGTAGTAAAAAGCAGGAAATAATGTTATAATAGAAAACATGGAAACAAAAGTAGAAAGAATAAATCGAGAACAAATGAATATGGAAATAATCCGTGAAGCGGGCAGTATTTTAAAAAAAGGAGGACTGGTTGCCTTTCCGACGGAAACAGTATACGGTCTTGGGGCAAACGCCTTGGATGAAAAAGCCGCAGCAAAGACTTATGCGGCCAAGGGAAGACCATCTGATAATCCTCTGATCGTTCACATTGCCAGGCTGGAAGATTTATATGAGGTGGCAGAGCATGTGCCGGAGAAGGCAGAGACTCTGGCGCGAAAATTCTGGCCGGGACCGCTTACGATGATCTTTGAAAAAACCTCTATTGTGCCCTATGGAACAACGGGAGGGCTGGAGACAGTTGCCGTTCGTATGCCGGATGATGAGATTGCAAGAGCACTGATCCTTGCCGGAGGCGGATATGTTTCCGGCCCAAGTGCCAATACATCAGGAAGGCCAAGCCCCACTACCGCCGGACATGTGATGGATGATCTGAACGGGAAAATAGAAATGATCCTGGATGGAGGAGCAGTTCATATCGGGGTGGAATCAACGATTGTAGATATGACTTCGGAGCCGCCTATGATCTTAAGGCCCGGTGCGGTAACAAAAGAAATGCTGGAAAAAGAAATCGGACAGGTCCTGGTGGATCATGCTGTCTTAGATGCAGACAGTAAAACGCCTCCCAAGGCTCCGGGAATGAAATACCGCCATTATGCGCCAAAGGCAGAATTGACTGTCATAGAAGGAGAGCTGGAATCTGTTGTAAGTACGATTCAAAAGATGGCGGGAGAAAAAGAGGAGCAGGGATACAGAACAGGTATCATCGCCACAGAAGAAACAGTAAACAGATATTCAGGCAGTAATATAAAATGTATTGGAACCAGAGAAGACGAAAGTACAGTGGCGGCAAATCTTTACGGCATTCTTCGGGAATTTGACGCTGATGGTACGGATTATATTTACAGTGAATCCTTTGATGCAGAAGGGATTGGAAGTGCTGTGATGAACCGGCTTTTGAAAGCAGCCGGACATCGTGTGATCAAAATTTAAGAAAGGGGCAGCAGCAGTGATACTGCCGCTGAGGTAATAAGTGCCGATCCCTTGTATATCGGCGCTGGGAAAATAAGATAAAACCAGGAGGAAAAAACAAATGTCAAATGTATATGTAATGGACCACCCGCTGATCCAGCATAAAATCGGCTTTATCCGCCGGCAGGAGGTGGGGTCAAAGGACTTTCGGGCTATTGTCAGTGAGATTGCGATGCTGATGTGTTTTGAAGCAACGAGAGATCTGAAGCTGCAGGATGTAGAGATTACCACGCCTATATGTCCTACCGTGGCGAAAGAACTGGAAGGAAAGAAGCTGGCGATCATACCGATCCTTCGGGCAGGCCTGGGAATGGTGGAAGGGATGCTTCAGCTCATACCTGCGGCAAAGGTGGGCCATATCGGATTATACAGAGATCCGGAGACATTGAACCCGGTGGAATATTACTGCAAACTCCCGGCAGACTGCGATGAAAGAGAAGTCTTTGTTGTAGATCCCATGCTGGCAACCGGAGGCTCCTGTTCCGCGGCTATTGAGCTTTTGAAAGCAAAAGGAGTAAAGAAGATCCGTTTCCTCTGTGTGATCGCAGCGCCGGAAGGAGTGGCGAGAATGCAGAAGGAGCATCCGGATGTAGATCTTTATATAGGCGCGCTGGACGATCATTTGAACGATCATGGATACATTGTACCGGGGCTTGGAGATGCCGGCGACCGCATTTTTGGTACAAAATAGCACAAAGGGGGAAGGACGAGATGGGAAGCAAAAGAGAAGGATATATAAGCTGGGATGAATATTTCATGGGAGTGGCAATCTTATCCGGACAGCGTTCGAAAGATCCGAATACACAGGTAGGGTGCTGTATCGTAAGCCAGGATAACAAGATTCTTTCCATGGGATACAATGGCTTGCCGATCGGATGTTCTGACGATGAATTTCCCTGGGACAGAGAGGGAGACGATCCCCTTGATACAAAATATGTCTATACTGTGCACAGCGAATTAAATGCGATATTAAATTACAGAGGAGGCAGCCTGGAAGGCGCTAAATTGTACGTTTCCCTGTTTCCCTGTAATGAATGTGCAAAAGCGATCATACAAAGTGGGATAAAAGAAGTGATCTATGACTGCAACAAATATGAAGGGACCCCGTCTGTGACCGCATCAAAGAGAATGTTCGACGCGGCGGGAGTGAAATATCACCAGTATAAGCGAACGGGAAGAAAGATAGAAATAGAGTTGTAATGCAATTTGGGACGTAACAAACTTTAAAAGTGTTACGTCCCAAATTGCATTAAGTGGTGGGTAAAACTGCGTTATACCCTGGGTAAAATTGATTTTGCCTGCCGGAGGAGAAAGCTATACCGCTTCCATGCGGCGTTTCCCCTGTAAATGTAACAGTCGATAAGATCAGGATCAGAAGCATTCTGGAAGTTATTGTAGGCATCTTCAATTTCCTGTCTGGCAAGAGCGATCTCTTCTGCAATATCAAAATTATCTTTGTCGAAAGACAGTCTTCTATAAATATCCTCTTCAGCTGCTTTTCCCCGTTGAAATAGTTTCATTGCGGCGGTCACCTCCATGGCTTTTTCCTCTTTATTCCTAGTATAGCCAGAAAGGTAGAATAAAATACCGTCAGGAAGGATATATATGGAAAAAGAGGAAAAGCAGGAAAAAATATGTCGGAAGAAAAACCAGGAATAATTTTTAATTTTTTTATCAGAGCATTAATAGGAATGGCAATTATTTTCTTTGTAAACTATTTTCTTGACAGCAGGGGAATTGAAGCGTCAGTAGGGATGAACGGGGTTTCGTTTTTGACATCCGGAATCCTTGGTATTCCTGGGGTTGCGTTGCTTTATGGTATTGTTCTCTATAAAGTTTTGTAGAAATCTCACAAAGTTTACATATCTTTCGAAAAGCTATGGACATTTATGGAAGACAGGGATATAATACATTCTACAAGTTGTCATAACTTGTATCTGATTGAATCTTGTTGAACGTCTGAATTGTTTCTGGAGTTCTTATGCCATTCGGTTAAGAAATTCAAAAACGCAAGCAAAACTGAATATGGAGTTATTTTTTTAGTAACAGGAGGGAACTTGTGAGCAGCAAAAACTTGGTCATCTGTGATCCGGATTCAGAATACGCTGCCAGGCTGGCTGTCTATTTCAGCGGGAAAAGGGAACTTGCCTTTCAAGTGAAAACATGCAGTTGTCCCCAGCAGATACAGCCGATCCTGGAAAAAGGTACCATCGATTTTCTCATGCTGGCGGAAGAGTTTTATGAACCATACCCGGATGAAGTGGTAAAAACTTCGGGCAAGCTTATTCTTCTGTCATCGGAAAAAAGGGAAATCTGTGCCGATTCCTGTCCGTCAGTTTTTAAATATCAGCCGGCGGAAAATATTTTTACAGAGCTTCTGCAAATATGCGCGAAAGAAAAGCAGGAGGATATTCTGAAGATACGAAAAGACAAAGAAGGCAGGATCATAGGATTTTATTCTCCTGTCCGCCGTCTCGGACAGACAGCGATGGCGTTGGAAATGAGCAGGGAGTTATCGAAAAAGGAAAACGTATTGTATCTGAATCTTGAAACTTACGCGGGCATAGACGGATACTTTCCGGACGAAACGCAGAAAAATTTATCTGTACTTCTGTATTATCTGAAACAGGAAACGAGGAATCTGGGACTGATATTGGCTGGATTGATCTGCCAGTATGAAGGAGTAGACTATATTCCGCCGGTTCAGATTCCGGATGATCTTAAAGAAATTTCAGCAGATGAGTGGATATGGCTTTTTGAGGAAATTCTGACAGGAAGCATTTATGATGTGCTGATATTGGACATAGGCGAGAGCATACAGGGGATTGTAAAAATTTTAAATGTCTGCGACGAAATATACATGCCTGTCTCAGATGACCGGTCTGCTGCTTCCAAAATCCGTCAGTTTGAGCGAATGCTGCTTCAGTCGGGAAGCAGTGAAACAGCAGAGAGGGTGGTTCGATGTGATTTCAGAAGAACAGCTGCAGGAAAAAATTATGAAAAGGCTCGATCTATCAAAGGAAATCGAAGATGACGAGCTGACGGGGCTGATATTCCGCGTGCTTGCAGAAGAAAGCGAGATGGAATATATTCCGCTGCAGAAAAAGGTAAGCCTGGGAAGAGAATTATTCAATGTTTTTCGAAAATTGGATGTATTGCAGGACTTTATTGAAGACGAAGAAATTACTGAAATTATGATTAATGGAACGCAAAATATTTTTGTGGAAAAAAGAGGAAAACTTTATCTGACAGATAAAAGATTTCCATCCAGAACCCGTTTAGAGGATGTGGTGCAGCAAATTGTGTCGGGAGCAAATCGCATGGTCAATGAGGCTTCCCCCATCGTGGATGCCAGGCTGGCTGACGGATCCAGGGTAAATGTCGTACTTTATCCCGTGGCTCTTAACGGTCCCATTGTAACCATCAGAAAATTTCCACAGGAGCAGATTACCATGAAGGAACTGATCAGACTTGGTGCTCTAAGTGAAGAGTTGGCTGAATTTTTAAAAATGCTGGTAGTATCGGGATACAATATTTTCATAAGCGGCGGGACAGGTTCTGGAAAGACGACGTTGTTGAATGCGCTGTCGCAATTTATTCCAAAGGATGAAAGAATCATTACGATCGAAGACAACGCAGAGCTGCAGATCCAGGGAGTTCCAAATCTGGTAAGGCTGGAAGCAAGAAATCCAAATGCAGAAGGAACCGGAGAAATCACCATACGCAGTTTGATACGCTCGGCTCTTCGGATGCGGCCGGACCGGATTATTGTAGGGGAGGTCAGAGGACCGGAGACAATTGACATGATACAGGCAATGTCTACCGGTCATAAAGGAAGCCTTAGCACCGGACATTCGGACAGTCCAAAGGACATGCTTCAAAGACTGGAAACCATGGTGATTATGGGAATGGACATTCCTCTGGCAGCTGTTCAAAGACAGATTGCGTCGGCTATAGATATCATTATACACATTGGCAGACTGCGTGATAAAAGCAGGAAAATACTGGAGGTGGTAGAGGTTCTGAATTATGAGGAGGCTCAGATTAAAACAAGACCACTTTATGAATTTGAGGAAACAGAAGGAGGAAAACCGGGGGAAATGGTTAAGGGAAGCTGGAAAAAAGCTGCTGAGTTATTCCACAAAGAAAAATTATTTTCAGCAGGATATCAGGAAATATGAATATGTTGTGGCATTTACAAAAGCTGCGGCTCTTTTGGGGCTGATCGCATACTTGTATTACGAATCTATATGGGCGTTTTTTCTTCTGACGCCGGCGATAGTCGGATATATGAAGATTTGGGAACAGGAATGTGTACAACAAAAGGAAAGAGAATTTCGGCAGCAGTTTCAGGAGGCGATCCGCTTGATGCTGGCTTCGCTGAATGTAGGGTATTCCTTGGAGAACGCTATAAAAGAAACAAAAAAAGATCTTGATATACTTTATAATGGACAAACGGCAATCCAAAGAGAGTTTACCTATATGATCCGCCAGATTTTTGTTCAAATTCCTACGGAACAGATTTTGGAGGAGTGGGCGGACCGGGTAAAGCAGGAAGACCTGCAGAATTTTGTAAATGTTTTTGTGACAGCAAAAAGAAGCGGAGGGGATCTTCTGTCTATTATCAGA encodes:
- a CDS encoding N-acetylmuramoyl-L-alanine amidase, encoding MRKGLEFILALAVLAGLVFAGREVSRYASAQKVEANKLVVLDPGHGGRDPGKVGVGDVLEKDLNLAIAKKVKKILEKDGLEVIMTREKDEMLCSKDASNKKVEDLKNRIELINSNEPAVTVSIHQNSYPDETVKGSQIFYFTHSAEGKEAAERMQEEFLAAFPDNTRELKANDTYYLLKKTEVPTIIVECGFLSNSEETKLLSQDEYQLKLAKTIAKGIESWAVTAG
- a CDS encoding DUF2508 family protein translates to MKLFQRGKAAEEDIYRRLSFDKDNFDIAEEIALARQEIEDAYNNFQNASDPDLIDCYIYRGNAAWKRYSFLLRQAKSILPRV
- the upp gene encoding uracil phosphoribosyltransferase, which encodes MSNVYVMDHPLIQHKIGFIRRQEVGSKDFRAIVSEIAMLMCFEATRDLKLQDVEITTPICPTVAKELEGKKLAIIPILRAGLGMVEGMLQLIPAAKVGHIGLYRDPETLNPVEYYCKLPADCDEREVFVVDPMLATGGSCSAAIELLKAKGVKKIRFLCVIAAPEGVARMQKEHPDVDLYIGALDDHLNDHGYIVPGLGDAGDRIFGTK
- a CDS encoding CpaF family protein, whose translation is MISEEQLQEKIMKRLDLSKEIEDDELTGLIFRVLAEESEMEYIPLQKKVSLGRELFNVFRKLDVLQDFIEDEEITEIMINGTQNIFVEKRGKLYLTDKRFPSRTRLEDVVQQIVSGANRMVNEASPIVDARLADGSRVNVVLYPVALNGPIVTIRKFPQEQITMKELIRLGALSEELAEFLKMLVVSGYNIFISGGTGSGKTTLLNALSQFIPKDERIITIEDNAELQIQGVPNLVRLEARNPNAEGTGEITIRSLIRSALRMRPDRIIVGEVRGPETIDMIQAMSTGHKGSLSTGHSDSPKDMLQRLETMVIMGMDIPLAAVQRQIASAIDIIIHIGRLRDKSRKILEVVEVLNYEEAQIKTRPLYEFEETEGGKPGEMVKGSWKKAAELFHKEKLFSAGYQEI
- a CDS encoding L-threonylcarbamoyladenylate synthase, producing the protein MNMEIIREAGSILKKGGLVAFPTETVYGLGANALDEKAAAKTYAAKGRPSDNPLIVHIARLEDLYEVAEHVPEKAETLARKFWPGPLTMIFEKTSIVPYGTTGGLETVAVRMPDDEIARALILAGGGYVSGPSANTSGRPSPTTAGHVMDDLNGKIEMILDGGAVHIGVESTIVDMTSEPPMILRPGAVTKEMLEKEIGQVLVDHAVLDADSKTPPKAPGMKYRHYAPKAELTVIEGELESVVSTIQKMAGEKEEQGYRTGIIATEETVNRYSGSNIKCIGTREDESTVAANLYGILREFDADGTDYIYSESFDAEGIGSAVMNRLLKAAGHRVIKI
- a CDS encoding glycosyl hydrolase family 18 protein, with amino-acid sequence MEQRRRRRRRRRPQSRRRRKRNLILKVGFFIILIVGIIAAVFLWRRYGPSKEQADLNGYYGIESEDQLAIVVNNDILEPKGMISDGRAYVEYSIVRDYINQRFYWDPSENILLYTLPNDTVSVDVGSTDYTVSKQKNTGDYVILKTEGSTAYIALDFVKQYTDMEYEVYDDPSRVVVVTETGEVKVAEAKKDTQVRYQGGVKSPVLTEISKNDIVTYIEDEGDWKKVRTEDGFIGYVKKSALRDEETQKIDRGFEEPEYTNISKDYTINMAWHNVTNSDANSSVLEMIASTKGLTTISPTWFHVADTSGNLESIATADYVNYAHQSDIEVWAAIRDFDGGINSAEESYELLSHTANRTNLINQLMSEALRVGLDGINVDFEKISDECGEHYIQFIRELSVQCRKNGIVLSVDNYVPQSYNQQYHREEQGVVADYVVIMGYDEHYSGSPEAGSVASYDFVKAGIENTLKEVPAEKVINAVPFFTRVWKETPKTEEELAADQGTDAEQYTTKVESTAYSMAEAKAVVQQAGATAQWDDTTKQNYAEWEADGATYKVWLEDTQSLEPRLQLMKDYKLAGTAAWRLGQEESDVWELILKYVN
- a CDS encoding pro-sigmaK processing inhibitor BofA family protein; its protein translation is MSEEKPGIIFNFFIRALIGMAIIFFVNYFLDSRGIEASVGMNGVSFLTSGILGIPGVALLYGIVLYKVL
- a CDS encoding deoxycytidylate deaminase yields the protein MGSKREGYISWDEYFMGVAILSGQRSKDPNTQVGCCIVSQDNKILSMGYNGLPIGCSDDEFPWDREGDDPLDTKYVYTVHSELNAILNYRGGSLEGAKLYVSLFPCNECAKAIIQSGIKEVIYDCNKYEGTPSVTASKRMFDAAGVKYHQYKRTGRKIEIEL
- a CDS encoding type II secretion system F family protein, producing MAFTKAAALLGLIAYLYYESIWAFFLLTPAIVGYMKIWEQECVQQKEREFRQQFQEAIRLMLASLNVGYSLENAIKETKKDLDILYNGQTAIQREFTYMIRQIFVQIPTEQILEEWADRVKQEDLQNFVNVFVTAKRSGGDLLSIIRDSIGQIRDKIEVEREIETLIAAKKYEFKVMSAIPFGIIGYMKISFPEFMEILYGNVLGVGVMSICLMIYAGAYYFGQRIVNIEI